A DNA window from Anaerocolumna sp. AGMB13020 contains the following coding sequences:
- a CDS encoding ribonuclease Z — MLDVCLLGTSGMMPLPNRWLTALMTRYNGSSLLIDCGEGTQIAIKEKGWSFHPIDIICFTHYHGDHISGLPGLLLTMGNADRTEPVTMIGPKGLERVVSALRVIAPELPFEINFIEINGAEEEFRINGYVIQAFKVHHNVLCYGYNVQIERGGRFFLEKATENKVPQKYWNRLQKGETVEAEDRVFTPEMVLGPPRKGIKLTYCTDTRPISSISEHATGADLFICEGMYGEKDKENKAAEHKHMTFYDAARLAKAANVKELWLTHYSPSLIRPEEFMADTRAIFPEAKAGTDKKSITLEFDPNE; from the coding sequence ATGTTAGATGTTTGCTTACTAGGAACCAGCGGAATGATGCCTTTGCCAAACAGATGGCTGACAGCATTAATGACCAGATACAATGGTTCCAGTCTACTGATAGACTGCGGTGAAGGAACCCAGATTGCAATAAAAGAAAAGGGGTGGAGTTTTCATCCCATCGATATTATATGTTTTACCCATTACCATGGAGATCATATCAGCGGTTTACCCGGGTTACTCCTTACAATGGGAAATGCAGACCGTACGGAACCCGTTACCATGATCGGGCCAAAGGGCTTGGAAAGAGTAGTAAGTGCCTTAAGAGTAATTGCACCGGAACTACCCTTTGAAATTAACTTTATTGAGATAAACGGGGCAGAAGAAGAATTCCGTATCAATGGATATGTGATACAGGCCTTCAAAGTTCATCACAATGTATTGTGTTATGGGTATAATGTGCAGATTGAACGTGGGGGCAGATTCTTTCTTGAGAAAGCAACCGAGAATAAGGTGCCTCAAAAATATTGGAACCGACTCCAAAAAGGAGAGACGGTAGAAGCAGAGGATAGGGTATTTACCCCTGAGATGGTATTAGGCCCGCCAAGAAAAGGAATCAAATTAACCTACTGTACCGATACCAGACCTATTTCTTCCATAAGTGAACATGCCACGGGGGCAGATCTGTTTATCTGTGAAGGAATGTATGGCGAGAAGGATAAGGAAAATAAAGCAGCGGAGCATAAGCATATGACCTTTTATGATGCTGCGAGACTTGCGAAAGCAGCCAATGTAAAGGAACTTTGGTTGACGCACTACAGTCCGTCTTTAATAAGACCCGAAGAATTTATGGCGGATACCAGAGCAATCTTTCCGG
- the rimI gene encoding ribosomal protein S18-alanine N-acetyltransferase, which produces MLIRHMQEEDMDQVYAIECNSFSRPWSRDSFLQSLRNPSNLYLVVEEEGRILGYCGLWGIVGEGEITNVAVDSEYRHRGVGEAMLRELLRQAGETGIETFTLEVRISNISAIHLYHKLGFQDTAIRKNYYDAPVEDALIMWL; this is translated from the coding sequence ATGCTGATTCGACATATGCAGGAAGAAGATATGGACCAGGTCTATGCAATAGAATGCAATTCTTTCTCAAGACCCTGGAGCAGAGATTCTTTTCTTCAATCACTTCGTAATCCCAGTAACCTTTACCTGGTGGTGGAAGAAGAAGGAAGAATACTCGGCTATTGCGGCTTGTGGGGAATTGTAGGTGAAGGAGAGATAACAAATGTCGCCGTTGACTCCGAATACAGGCACCGGGGGGTAGGGGAGGCGATGCTGCGGGAATTGCTCAGACAGGCAGGAGAGACAGGAATCGAGACCTTTACACTGGAAGTGAGAATCAGCAATATATCAGCAATTCACCTCTATCACAAGTTAGGCTTTCAGGATACCGCAATCAGAAAAAACTATTATGACGCACCAGTAGAGGATGCACTTATTATGTGGTTGTAA
- the tsaB gene encoding tRNA (adenosine(37)-N6)-threonylcarbamoyltransferase complex dimerization subunit type 1 TsaB, protein MKILALDSSGLVASVAVVTEEKVLGEFTVNNKKTHSQTLLPMVDEVIKIVDMELEELDAIAVAGGPGSFTGLRIGASTAKGLALVLDIPIINVPTVDALAYNFFGTDKLICPMMDARRNQVYTGLYQWRNGDFTVLRPQFAAEVEELAAILNEYDDEILFLGDGVEAQLSKFVSLLKSPYTVAPIHLSRQRAAALGSLSVEYYKAGRIENADSFEPEYLRMSQAERERAEKQEGV, encoded by the coding sequence ATGAAAATATTAGCCTTAGACAGTTCAGGACTTGTTGCTTCCGTAGCAGTAGTTACAGAGGAAAAAGTTCTTGGAGAATTTACAGTAAATAATAAAAAGACACATTCACAGACCTTACTGCCTATGGTGGATGAAGTGATAAAGATAGTAGATATGGAGTTGGAGGAGCTGGATGCCATTGCCGTAGCAGGGGGACCGGGTTCCTTTACCGGACTTCGAATCGGGGCCTCAACCGCCAAAGGGCTGGCGCTTGTATTAGATATACCTATAATCAATGTACCTACGGTGGATGCACTGGCGTATAATTTTTTTGGAACAGATAAGCTTATCTGTCCTATGATGGATGCCCGGAGAAACCAGGTATATACAGGGCTTTATCAATGGAGAAACGGAGACTTCACAGTGCTTCGTCCCCAATTTGCCGCTGAGGTGGAGGAACTGGCAGCTATATTGAATGAATATGATGATGAAATACTGTTTCTGGGAGATGGGGTAGAAGCGCAGTTGTCAAAGTTTGTTTCTTTGTTGAAGTCACCTTATACAGTAGCACCGATCCATCTTTCAAGGCAAAGGGCAGCAGCACTGGGCAGCCTGAGCGTGGAGTATTATAAAGCCGGACGTATTGAAAATGCAGACAGCTTTGAACCTGAGTATTTAAGAATGTCTCAGGCTGAAAGAGAGAGAGCAGAAAAACAAGAAGGGGTATAA
- the tsaE gene encoding tRNA (adenosine(37)-N6)-threonylcarbamoyltransferase complex ATPase subunit type 1 TsaE, with protein MIIETYNRDETYNLGKKLGEEAGKGEVYCLSGDLGTGKTVFTQGFARGLGILEPVNSPTFTIVSEYEEGRLPLYHFDVYRIEDIEEMEEIGYEDYFYGEGVCLVEWAELIKELLPDNPVRIRIEKDSDKGFDYRRITVENHW; from the coding sequence ATGATAATAGAGACATATAACAGAGATGAAACCTATAACCTGGGAAAAAAGCTGGGTGAAGAAGCAGGTAAAGGAGAGGTTTATTGTTTATCCGGTGATCTTGGAACGGGAAAAACTGTTTTTACCCAGGGTTTTGCAAGAGGCCTTGGAATACTGGAACCGGTTAACAGCCCAACCTTTACGATCGTTTCTGAATACGAAGAGGGCAGGCTGCCGCTCTATCACTTTGATGTATATCGCATAGAGGATATTGAAGAAATGGAAGAGATAGGTTACGAGGATTATTTCTATGGAGAGGGTGTATGCCTGGTGGAGTGGGCAGAGCTGATTAAGGAATTGCTTCCTGATAATCCTGTCAGAATTAGGATAGAAAAGGATTCGGACAAAGGATTTGATTATCGCAGAATTACCGTGGAAAACCACTGGTAA
- a CDS encoding ECF transporter S component, translating into MKMSENKMMRGTYQRKNMFTTKAMVTVSLLSALSYVLMLLESPPFIGFLRLEFSDIPALLGAFWFGPAAGVVIELIKNLIKAITASKTMGIGELANFIVSVAYVVPAGLLFHKLKGRYKSFFMFGTATIVMTVVGFLMNYFVTVPMYARMYGGIENIVAAATMIPGIKDMFTLILLGITPFNLVKGVFLGIVGQLTYEMLKKRIQF; encoded by the coding sequence ATGAAAATGTCGGAGAACAAAATGATGAGAGGAACCTATCAAAGAAAAAATATGTTTACTACAAAAGCAATGGTAACCGTGAGTTTATTATCGGCATTGTCCTATGTGCTGATGCTTTTGGAGTCTCCTCCCTTTATCGGATTTTTAAGACTGGAATTTAGTGATATCCCCGCATTGCTCGGAGCATTCTGGTTTGGACCGGCAGCTGGCGTGGTAATAGAACTGATAAAGAACCTTATAAAAGCCATAACCGCATCAAAGACTATGGGGATAGGGGAGCTGGCTAACTTTATTGTCAGTGTGGCTTATGTAGTACCTGCCGGGCTTCTGTTCCATAAGCTGAAAGGCAGATATAAATCATTTTTCATGTTTGGAACAGCCACCATAGTAATGACTGTTGTAGGTTTTCTTATGAACTATTTCGTTACTGTACCCATGTATGCCAGAATGTATGGCGGAATAGAGAATATCGTAGCAGCAGCAACTATGATACCTGGAATCAAGGATATGTTTACATTGATACTTCTTGGTATTACACCGTTTAATCTGGTAAAAGGAGTCTTTCTTGGAATAGTGGGTCAACTTACTTATGAAATGTTAAAGAAGAGAATACAGTTCTAA
- a CDS encoding VanZ family protein: protein MKKNKLWLTWIPAMLIMVMIFMFSMENGNQSSDLSGSLTKSMVEAVIDAIDLELTQVKEENIIELIHTPIRKAGHLTEYALLGIAVAFPLLRKHGLKGKHLFITGLLICTFYAATDELHQLFVPGRAGMVTDVMIDAVGAGLGILLFQGMHSLRLAFKKSQKNPIDKVE, encoded by the coding sequence ATGAAGAAAAATAAATTGTGGTTAACCTGGATACCGGCAATGTTGATAATGGTAATGATATTTATGTTTTCCATGGAAAACGGGAATCAATCCTCAGATCTGAGCGGTTCGTTGACGAAGTCCATGGTTGAGGCTGTAATTGATGCGATAGACCTGGAGCTGACACAGGTAAAAGAAGAAAATATTATAGAGCTTATACATACCCCCATAAGAAAGGCAGGACATCTGACAGAATACGCTTTGCTTGGAATTGCAGTAGCCTTCCCCTTATTGCGGAAACATGGGTTGAAAGGAAAGCATCTTTTTATTACAGGACTGTTAATCTGTACTTTTTATGCAGCTACGGATGAATTGCATCAGTTATTTGTTCCCGGAAGAGCCGGTATGGTTACGGATGTAATGATTGACGCAGTAGGGGCAGGGCTAGGAATCCTTCTGTTTCAGGGGATGCACAGCCTGAGATTAGCCTTCAAAAAATCTCAAAAAAATCCTATTGACAAAGTTGAATAA
- a CDS encoding LCP family protein, with translation MEEIEQRSNRKWKKLLLLILFAIGLLVLSIFLLVHSYISKINNSSSLKASTQPSETQVMDLAEDTDSTEPDSPATDIENAENEIRKNMEANSTTILSDKNVFNILLIGTDARTKGENSRSDAMILVSINKKKKTITATSLLRDIYLQIPGKNNNRLNAACAFGGPRLLMDTIEQNFKVAVDRYASVDFYVFMDIVDAVGGVTINVTEEEIPIINDYIAELNRLLGEKNEADYLTAPGVLKLKGKQALGYARNRYIGTDFERTARQRRVLEQAFEKVKKLNLMELNKLLNKLLPEITTDLSEGDIFSLILSLPKYASYELNQWSIPVDNSYQFMRIRGMEVITLDFNRNIEALRDKIYDETASVTQAYAPEE, from the coding sequence ATGGAAGAGATAGAACAAAGAAGTAACAGGAAATGGAAAAAGCTGTTACTGCTAATATTGTTTGCCATAGGTTTGCTGGTGTTAAGTATATTTCTTCTGGTACATAGCTATATCAGTAAAATCAATAACAGCAGTTCGCTGAAAGCAAGTACACAGCCGTCAGAAACACAGGTTATGGATCTCGCAGAGGACACGGACAGCACAGAACCAGATTCACCTGCAACTGATATCGAAAATGCAGAAAATGAAATTCGTAAGAATATGGAGGCTAACAGTACAACCATCTTATCAGACAAAAATGTATTTAATATCTTACTGATAGGAACCGATGCCAGGACAAAAGGCGAAAATTCCAGATCGGATGCAATGATACTGGTGTCAATAAATAAAAAGAAGAAAACCATTACAGCTACCTCACTGTTAAGAGATATCTACCTTCAAATCCCCGGCAAGAATAATAACAGGTTAAACGCTGCCTGCGCCTTTGGAGGTCCCCGGCTGTTAATGGATACCATAGAACAGAACTTTAAAGTGGCGGTGGACCGTTATGCCTCTGTGGATTTTTATGTCTTTATGGATATAGTAGATGCAGTTGGCGGAGTTACAATAAACGTAACGGAGGAGGAAATCCCCATAATAAATGATTACATAGCAGAGTTAAATCGTTTGCTGGGAGAAAAGAACGAGGCAGATTATCTGACAGCTCCCGGTGTACTGAAACTAAAGGGTAAACAAGCCTTAGGTTATGCCAGAAACCGTTATATAGGTACGGATTTTGAAAGAACGGCCAGGCAGAGAAGGGTATTGGAACAGGCCTTTGAGAAAGTAAAGAAGTTGAATTTAATGGAACTGAATAAATTACTGAATAAATTGCTTCCTGAGATAACCACGGATTTATCGGAGGGGGATATTTTCTCATTGATACTTTCTCTTCCGAAGTACGCCAGTTATGAGCTGAATCAGTGGAGCATACCGGTGGATAATTCCTATCAATTCATGCGTATACGGGGAATGGAGGTTATAACGCTTGATTTTAACCGTAACATCGAAGCGTTAAGAGACAAAATCTACGATGAGACAGCTTCTGTAACACAAGCCTATGCACCGGAAGAATAA
- a CDS encoding nucleotidyltransferase domain-containing protein, with product MLEHSAVLIQLLSSAIYGKHPDAVPEQTDWHALYEEAKAHQVHTLIYPLFEELPKEFRPDAAFLEAYKCEVLREAALQILHMAQMEKVFTAFMEAGIPIIALKGLIIREYYPYPELRTMGDADVLVHTSDLQKAHKVLISLGYRKGKVSERHITYLHTVHPEVELHEILTINEASESKKHFSDTVWNNAHYDYVGEVPVLVLSVEDQILHLLFHTIQHVMISGIGIRQICDLTLFLNAHLNDFAWEDILAEMRDYGWEKFAITIFILCHQLFKLPVPAFILKERSTDSLLYQQLFIEDILRSGVYGKRTKEREASRHILMYMKNNSSALSSDIPQNKAVRHQTDRLVHLLRFFFPGPDKLHYQYRYVRKYPLLLPFAWLHRAFYNLRQLSVLPFVYKKKFTVSYERRIKLLQWLQLR from the coding sequence ATGTTGGAACACAGTGCTGTCTTAATTCAATTATTATCGTCTGCCATCTATGGCAAACATCCTGATGCCGTTCCTGAACAAACCGATTGGCATGCTTTATATGAAGAAGCCAAAGCACATCAGGTTCACACGTTAATCTATCCACTCTTTGAGGAACTTCCGAAAGAATTTCGGCCTGATGCGGCCTTCCTTGAAGCTTATAAATGCGAGGTGTTAAGAGAAGCTGCTCTTCAAATACTGCACATGGCACAAATGGAGAAGGTATTTACTGCCTTTATGGAAGCAGGTATTCCAATTATTGCCCTGAAAGGATTAATAATAAGAGAATACTACCCATATCCTGAACTTCGTACCATGGGGGATGCTGATGTGCTGGTTCATACATCTGATCTGCAAAAGGCACATAAGGTGCTTATTTCCCTGGGTTATCGCAAAGGAAAAGTCAGCGAAAGACATATTACATATTTACATACCGTCCATCCAGAGGTAGAACTCCATGAAATTCTGACGATCAATGAAGCCTCGGAAAGTAAGAAACATTTTAGTGATACTGTCTGGAACAATGCTCACTATGATTATGTAGGTGAAGTTCCGGTTCTGGTTCTCTCAGTAGAAGACCAGATACTTCATTTACTCTTTCATACCATTCAACATGTTATGATCAGCGGTATCGGCATCCGACAGATCTGTGATCTTACGCTGTTCCTGAATGCGCACCTTAATGATTTTGCCTGGGAAGATATCCTGGCAGAAATGAGAGATTATGGCTGGGAAAAGTTCGCCATAACTATCTTTATACTATGCCACCAGCTTTTTAAACTTCCTGTTCCGGCTTTTATCCTGAAGGAGCGTTCAACTGACAGCCTCCTGTATCAGCAGCTCTTCATTGAAGATATCCTTCGTTCCGGTGTTTACGGTAAGAGAACGAAAGAACGGGAGGCTTCCAGACACATTTTAATGTATATGAAGAACAACAGCTCTGCTTTGTCTTCTGATATACCTCAAAATAAAGCAGTAAGGCATCAGACCGATAGATTGGTTCATCTTCTGCGATTTTTCTTTCCTGGTCCTGATAAATTACATTATCAATACCGGTATGTAAGAAAGTACCCCTTGCTGCTCCCTTTTGCCTGGTTGCATCGGGCGTTCTATAACCTCCGGCAGCTATCTGTTCTTCCTTTTGTATATAAGAAGAAATTTACTGTATCATATGAAAGACGCATCAAACTGCTCCAGTGGCTGCAACTTCGTTAG
- a CDS encoding ABC transporter ATP-binding protein: MIERLPHEAFSLIFVAVLLACQRYAVGIQMKQKIQILIWMGKRTHPHMISLIILVLAGSVSSVIKVIMAYLSKDLIDSFIGGITKATVRGGILFAVSVLILLFGKWLITVLTVRTTENMTGSLKEEVYEKLANTDWMEYARYHTGDMAARVNGDTQVIVNGIINGLTRGAASVMGLAAAFLVLMSFHRGVAYFSVIVGPVTLILGAFAGSRYVSVHEEAQKADTNYRAYLQECLEHMLIIKTFGREGESRVKLRELQAERKRLALKRNYTSAVTNTFVMIGLWIGFLAVFGWGAAYVLDSALTVGTITAYIQLILQIILPFIELASLFPTMYSAAGSAKRIIEVEGLREDLESHLAVGQPAADSHGRKLINGFESIELKELTFAYTPEQPVLKDITFSLMAGDILALTGASGEGKTTLIYLFMQLLRPTSGHIYIKDKGINYDLESCCIRQLISYVPQGNTLFSGTIEENLRIGDSKADREEQKEMLKAACAWEFVCELPEGLDTNLGERGVGLSEGQAQRISIARALIRKKPLLILDEATSALDMDTEREVIHNISSLRQGSCIIITHRLSILRYCRRVLELKGGRLRERSAEEVLSEFNEMANEVAATGAV, from the coding sequence ATGATTGAAAGGTTGCCACACGAAGCCTTCTCACTTATTTTCGTGGCGGTATTGCTGGCATGTCAGCGATATGCAGTAGGTATACAGATGAAGCAAAAAATACAGATTCTTATATGGATGGGAAAGAGAACCCATCCTCATATGATATCTCTGATAATCTTAGTACTGGCAGGAAGTGTCTCCTCTGTTATTAAGGTAATAATGGCATATCTCTCAAAAGATTTGATTGATTCCTTTATAGGCGGTATAACAAAAGCAACAGTAAGGGGAGGAATTCTCTTTGCGGTATCTGTCCTGATACTTTTGTTTGGCAAATGGCTTATTACAGTACTTACAGTTCGCACCACCGAAAATATGACCGGAAGCTTAAAGGAAGAAGTATATGAAAAGCTTGCCAATACTGACTGGATGGAATATGCCAGGTACCATACAGGCGACATGGCAGCCCGGGTTAACGGAGACACCCAGGTTATTGTAAATGGAATAATCAATGGACTAACCAGAGGGGCAGCTTCCGTAATGGGTCTGGCAGCAGCCTTTCTTGTTCTGATGTCCTTTCACAGAGGTGTGGCTTATTTTTCAGTAATAGTAGGTCCGGTAACCCTAATTCTGGGTGCCTTTGCAGGTTCTCGTTATGTATCCGTTCATGAAGAAGCTCAGAAAGCGGATACCAACTACAGAGCATATCTTCAGGAATGCCTGGAGCATATGCTGATTATTAAGACCTTTGGCAGGGAAGGAGAGAGCAGAGTCAAGCTGCGAGAGCTTCAGGCAGAGAGGAAAAGGCTGGCACTTAAGAGAAATTACACGTCGGCTGTTACTAATACTTTCGTTATGATAGGTTTATGGATAGGATTTCTTGCGGTATTCGGCTGGGGAGCGGCTTATGTGCTGGACAGCGCGCTGACAGTGGGTACAATTACTGCATACATACAGCTTATCTTACAGATTATCCTGCCATTTATTGAACTGGCTTCACTTTTTCCTACGATGTATTCGGCAGCCGGTTCTGCAAAACGAATCATAGAAGTAGAAGGCTTAAGGGAAGATTTAGAGTCCCATCTGGCAGTGGGGCAGCCAGCAGCGGATTCCCATGGCAGGAAGCTGATAAATGGATTTGAAAGCATTGAGCTGAAAGAGCTGACCTTTGCCTATACACCTGAGCAACCAGTGCTAAAGGATATAACCTTTTCACTAATGGCAGGAGATATCCTGGCATTAACCGGTGCATCCGGAGAGGGAAAAACAACTCTGATCTATCTGTTCATGCAACTGCTAAGACCAACCAGCGGCCATATATATATAAAAGACAAAGGAATTAATTATGATCTCGAGAGCTGCTGCATAAGGCAGCTAATATCCTATGTGCCGCAGGGGAATACCTTGTTTTCCGGCACCATTGAAGAGAATTTAAGAATCGGGGACAGTAAGGCAGACAGAGAAGAGCAAAAGGAGATGTTAAAGGCTGCCTGCGCCTGGGAATTTGTATGTGAATTACCGGAAGGCCTTGACACAAACTTAGGAGAACGGGGAGTGGGGCTATCAGAGGGACAAGCTCAAAGAATATCCATTGCGAGAGCGCTTATTCGAAAGAAACCCCTGCTGATTTTAGATGAAGCAACTTCGGCACTTGACATGGACACAGAAAGAGAAGTTATACACAATATCAGCAGCTTGAGACAGGGCAGCTGCATCATTATAACCCACAGGCTTTCAATCCTCCGGTACTGCCGCAGGGTGCTTGAGTTAAAGGGCGGCAGGCTCAGAGAAAGGAGTGCGGAAGAAGTTCTGTCAGAATTTAATGAAATGGCTAACGAAGTTGCAGCCACTGGAGCAGTTTGA
- a CDS encoding S24/S26 family peptidase has protein sequence MSEIKRISTGVMMPVIQKLLENDKSVRITVTGNSMYPFLRENKDSVELITCFFSEIRTGDIILIQRDDSAYVLHRVIFKRKEHVYINGDAQRSLEGPIRKDQILAKVNTVWRKETEIPVNDFRWKILAFLWFCILPFRKTIICRYHEFRSLQRKFNH, from the coding sequence ATGTCTGAAATAAAAAGAATCAGTACAGGCGTTATGATGCCCGTAATCCAAAAACTACTGGAGAATGATAAGAGTGTACGGATAACCGTAACCGGAAACAGTATGTATCCCTTTCTGCGTGAGAACAAGGATAGTGTAGAGCTGATTACCTGTTTTTTTTCAGAAATAAGAACCGGTGACATTATCTTGATACAAAGAGATGACAGCGCATATGTATTGCACCGGGTCATATTTAAGAGAAAGGAACATGTATATATAAATGGAGATGCACAAAGAAGTCTGGAAGGACCGATTCGAAAAGATCAGATACTGGCGAAAGTAAATACAGTATGGCGGAAGGAGACAGAGATTCCTGTAAATGACTTTAGGTGGAAAATTCTTGCCTTTCTATGGTTTTGTATACTGCCCTTTCGTAAAACAATTATCTGCCGGTACCATGAATTTCGCAGCTTACAGAGAAAATTCAATCATTAG
- a CDS encoding radical SAM protein — MAMNWGQLSATLTMNSFSKKIPLSGQFELTTRCNLGCRMCYACNGLLHSDLKKKELSTKEWIELAGEARDSGMLFLLLTGGEVFFREDFKEIYEALTRMGFIISIYTNGTLITTEVIKWLKTIPPSQIDISLYGGSSDTYRKVCGNADGFQQALEGIRLIKEAGINLQLRTTIIKENRSDLPAIRNLAEGFGLKINLVDYITPERERREIDTGRLAPAEQAQLILDTQPEVEAEAFDETVHIDKDAYSKATECFDYFQSSNAFPCNSGKNSFFITWEGVMVPCSIMNTPKTQPLKSSFRRAWRELVQKCDKVPVCKTCSKCSLKGQCKSCPGRLLNETGSFKEPAPYLCELARETSRLTEYEKMEEIV; from the coding sequence ATGGCAATGAACTGGGGACAGTTAAGTGCAACACTGACAATGAACTCTTTTAGCAAAAAAATTCCTTTATCCGGTCAATTTGAGCTTACCACCCGCTGTAACCTGGGCTGCAGAATGTGCTATGCCTGTAACGGACTTCTTCACAGTGACTTAAAGAAGAAAGAACTAAGTACAAAAGAATGGATTGAGCTTGCCGGTGAGGCCAGGGATTCTGGTATGCTGTTTCTGCTTTTGACCGGAGGGGAAGTATTTTTTCGAGAAGATTTCAAAGAAATATACGAAGCATTAACCAGAATGGGATTTATCATCAGTATCTATACAAACGGAACGTTGATTACAACGGAGGTGATCAAATGGCTTAAGACCATACCTCCTTCTCAGATAGATATCTCACTTTACGGTGGGTCTTCTGATACCTATAGAAAAGTATGCGGGAATGCAGATGGTTTTCAGCAAGCGTTGGAGGGAATTCGGCTGATAAAGGAAGCAGGCATAAATCTTCAGTTAAGAACTACCATAATCAAGGAAAACAGATCGGATCTGCCTGCTATCAGGAACCTGGCAGAGGGATTTGGTTTAAAAATAAATCTGGTGGATTATATCACACCGGAGAGGGAGAGGAGGGAGATTGATACCGGGCGGCTGGCTCCGGCTGAGCAGGCGCAGTTAATTCTTGATACACAGCCGGAAGTAGAAGCAGAGGCTTTTGACGAAACCGTACATATTGATAAGGATGCATATAGTAAAGCAACAGAGTGTTTTGATTACTTCCAGAGCAGTAATGCATTTCCCTGTAACAGTGGAAAGAACAGTTTCTTTATAACGTGGGAAGGAGTAATGGTGCCCTGCTCCATAATGAATACTCCCAAGACCCAGCCCTTGAAAAGTTCTTTTCGGCGTGCCTGGAGGGAACTGGTTCAAAAATGCGATAAAGTACCGGTATGCAAGACCTGCAGTAAATGTTCCCTGAAAGGGCAATGCAAGTCCTGTCCGGGAAGACTGCTGAATGAAACCGGCAGCTTTAAAGAGCCTGCACCTTACCTTTGCGAATTGGCAAGAGAAACCAGCAGGCTGACAGAATATGAGAAAATGGAGGAAATAGTATGA
- a CDS encoding PqqD family protein, protein MKIKSGFLLREIAGAWVVVPVGQRVVDFNGLMSLSESGALLWSKLEQGIESKEELVKLLREKYSVEAELAAEDITDFIHQINERGLIEDGNELGTVKCNTDNELF, encoded by the coding sequence ATGAAAATTAAGAGCGGATTTTTGCTGCGTGAAATAGCAGGAGCCTGGGTAGTAGTACCCGTAGGGCAGAGGGTAGTGGATTTTAATGGATTAATGAGTCTGAGTGAAAGTGGAGCCTTGCTTTGGTCTAAGCTGGAACAGGGGATAGAATCAAAGGAGGAGCTGGTAAAGCTGCTAAGAGAAAAATACAGTGTTGAAGCAGAGCTGGCAGCGGAGGATATTACAGATTTTATTCACCAGATTAATGAGAGGGGATTGATAGAAGATGGCAATGAACTGGGGACAGTTAAGTGCAACACTGACAATGAACTCTTTTAG
- a CDS encoding YveK family protein, which produces MERIKTDTKDTFSEYLIYLRNKIKTIILLTVLAGLLVGFVNRYIISDYYYAVTKLQTGMQAADDLIRLMQNRNILEKVILEADADLTAAELRETMYLSLVENTRVIELTVYDYDPDRAVTLINAYIKVVKREFGDIFEIKVLEEAGRAQVFPKEDAVGFVRGALLGGVITVLVLTIRYIKGTRIKTAQQVEEYLSLAVLAVVPITEVKAKLRKGGSVT; this is translated from the coding sequence ATGGAAAGAATAAAAACCGATACGAAGGATACCTTCAGTGAATATCTGATATACCTGAGAAATAAAATTAAAACAATCATACTCCTAACGGTATTGGCAGGTTTGCTGGTAGGGTTTGTGAACCGCTACATAATATCGGATTACTATTATGCGGTAACAAAGCTGCAGACCGGGATGCAGGCAGCAGATGACCTGATACGCCTTATGCAGAACAGAAATATCCTGGAGAAGGTAATTCTTGAAGCAGATGCAGATCTGACCGCAGCAGAATTAAGAGAGACCATGTATCTGTCTCTGGTGGAAAATACAAGGGTTATAGAACTTACTGTATATGACTATGATCCAGACCGTGCCGTTACCCTGATCAACGCCTATATCAAAGTTGTAAAGAGGGAATTCGGAGATATATTTGAAATAAAAGTTCTGGAGGAAGCCGGCCGTGCACAGGTGTTTCCGAAAGAAGATGCAGTAGGGTTCGTAAGAGGAGCTTTGCTGGGAGGAGTTATCACAGTACTTGTGCTGACTATAAGATATATAAAAGGGACCAGGATCAAGACTGCGCAGCAGGTAGAAGAATATCTGAGCCTGGCAGTACTTGCAGTAGTTCCCATAACAGAAGTGAAAGCAAAGCTGCGTAAGGGAGGAAGTGTAACATGA